In Devosia sp. 1566, a single genomic region encodes these proteins:
- a CDS encoding SH3 domain-containing protein: MALNKKLLASGFAALALLGTTVAASAAPAFASANVNVRSGPGTGYAAVDSLQRGQPVDIDYCRGSWCYVTKPGPDGWVSASYLERGRDRGPRWDDRGWDRPRGWNPPPPPRWHPPRPPRHYDDYRPYRVYPAEPDASFCFNGPNGYFCAGS; this comes from the coding sequence ATGGCCTTAAACAAGAAGCTCTTGGCTAGCGGTTTCGCTGCTTTGGCGCTGCTGGGAACCACGGTAGCAGCTTCCGCAGCCCCCGCATTTGCCAGCGCCAATGTGAATGTGCGCTCGGGCCCTGGCACCGGCTATGCCGCAGTAGACAGCCTGCAGCGCGGTCAGCCGGTGGATATCGATTACTGCCGAGGTAGCTGGTGCTATGTAACCAAGCCCGGTCCAGATGGGTGGGTTTCCGCCAGCTACCTGGAACGCGGCCGCGATCGGGGCCCTCGCTGGGATGATCGTGGCTGGGACCGCCCGCGCGGGTGGAATCCTCCCCCGCCGCCCCGCTGGCACCCGCCCCGTCCGCCGCGTCACTATGACGACTATCGGCCCTATCGGGTGTACCCAGCCGAGCCAGACGCAAGCTTCTGCTTTAACGGCCCCAACGGTTACTTCTGCGCCGGCAGCTAG
- the pgsA gene encoding CDP-diacylglycerol--glycerol-3-phosphate 3-phosphatidyltransferase, translated as MAKSQITSIPNLITIARIFAIVPIAWLVMTGDQNLRTVALVLFIVAAASDWVDGYLARKWQQVSPLGRMLDPIADKMLVGIMIAVLAWDGSFSGWDMIPVIAILFREFFISGLREFLGNVKVVLPVSQLAKWKTTVQLVALTLVLLERLVPGLGLISDLLLWLAGILTLWTGLQYFRASWPHLSGEAP; from the coding sequence ATGGCCAAGTCCCAGATCACCTCCATCCCGAACCTCATCACCATCGCGCGCATCTTTGCGATTGTGCCGATCGCCTGGCTGGTGATGACCGGCGACCAAAACTTGCGTACCGTGGCGCTGGTGCTGTTCATCGTTGCGGCGGCCAGCGACTGGGTGGATGGCTATCTCGCCCGCAAATGGCAGCAGGTCTCGCCCCTTGGGCGTATGCTCGATCCCATCGCCGACAAGATGCTGGTCGGCATCATGATCGCCGTGCTCGCCTGGGATGGCAGCTTTTCGGGGTGGGACATGATCCCGGTGATCGCCATCCTCTTTCGCGAGTTCTTCATCTCGGGGCTGCGCGAGTTTCTCGGCAATGTGAAGGTCGTCCTCCCCGTCAGCCAGCTCGCCAAGTGGAAAACCACCGTGCAGCTGGTCGCCCTGACCCTGGTGCTGCTGGAGCGTCTCGTGCCTGGCCTTGGCCTGATCAGCGACCTCTTGCTCTGGCTCGCCGGCATCCTGACCCTCTGGACTGGCCTGCAATATTTCCGGGCCAGCTGGCCGCACCTGTCGGGCGAAGCGCCGTGA
- a CDS encoding 3-deoxy-7-phosphoheptulonate synthase — protein sequence MLKSTDDLRITAITEIATPIDVMRQHPRTDAATRTVLSARHEFSNILKGSDDRLAVVVGPCSIHDPLAAMDYARRLAALRDQFGDRLQLIMRVYFEKPRTTVGWKGLINDPNLDGSFDIDTGLRTARNLLLEINNLGLPAACEFLDLTTPQYIADLVSWAAIGARTTESQIHRELASGLSCPVGFKNGTDGNTKIAFDAVSSGREPHHFLAVTKSGRSAVATTTGNPDCHIILRGGKAPNYDAASVALAAGQAGKSGLPATIMIDSSHANSSKKPEKQPEVLRDVGLQVASGDRRIIGVMVESNLVAGRQDLVPGQDLVYGQSITDGCIDWDTTVAALSHLADAVTARRQATNQQVA from the coding sequence TTGCTCAAATCAACTGACGACCTGCGCATCACTGCCATCACCGAGATCGCGACCCCCATCGACGTGATGCGCCAGCATCCCCGCACCGATGCCGCGACCCGTACCGTGCTGAGCGCCCGGCACGAATTCAGCAACATCCTCAAGGGCAGCGACGACCGCCTCGCCGTTGTCGTTGGCCCCTGCTCCATCCACGATCCTCTGGCCGCCATGGACTACGCGCGCAGGCTGGCGGCGCTGCGGGACCAGTTCGGCGATCGCCTGCAGCTGATCATGCGCGTCTACTTCGAAAAGCCCCGCACCACCGTGGGCTGGAAGGGTCTGATCAACGATCCCAATCTTGATGGCTCCTTCGACATCGATACTGGCCTGCGCACCGCCCGCAACCTGTTGCTCGAGATCAACAATCTGGGCCTACCGGCGGCCTGCGAATTCCTCGACCTGACCACCCCGCAATACATCGCTGACCTTGTGTCCTGGGCGGCCATCGGCGCCCGCACCACCGAGTCGCAGATCCATCGCGAACTCGCCTCTGGCCTGTCCTGCCCAGTAGGGTTCAAGAATGGCACCGATGGCAACACCAAGATCGCCTTCGACGCGGTCAGTTCCGGCCGCGAACCCCACCACTTCCTCGCTGTTACTAAATCGGGTCGCTCCGCCGTCGCTACCACCACCGGCAATCCGGACTGCCACATCATCCTCCGTGGCGGCAAAGCCCCGAATTATGACGCCGCCAGCGTGGCGCTCGCCGCCGGGCAGGCCGGAAAATCCGGCCTGCCCGCGACCATCATGATCGATTCCAGTCACGCCAACTCGTCCAAGAAGCCCGAAAAGCAGCCCGAAGTGCTGCGCGATGTCGGCCTGCAGGTCGCCAGCGGTGATCGCCGCATCATCGGCGTCATGGTCGAATCCAACCTGGTTGCCGGCCGTCAGGACCTCGTGCCCGGCCAGGACCTCGTTTATGGCCAGTCGATCACTGATGGCTGCATAGATTGGGACACGACGGTCGCCGCACTCAGCCATCTGGCCGATGCTGTCACCGCCCGCCGCCAGGCGACCAACCAGCAGGTCGCCTGA
- a CDS encoding molybdenum cofactor biosynthesis protein MoaE has translation MSVRITDQPFDPGLLSNAFLAGDNGAGAAVTFTGIVRSTPEHPINALILECYPELAENEIGAILQRAKQRFALNAASVLHRYGRLVPGEPIMHVMTLARHRQAAFDGAQYLMDYLKTDAPFWKQEETPAGTRWVEAKPADDAARERWLADR, from the coding sequence ATGTCCGTACGCATCACCGACCAGCCTTTTGATCCCGGCTTGCTCAGCAATGCCTTTTTGGCCGGTGACAATGGCGCTGGAGCCGCGGTGACCTTTACCGGCATTGTCCGCTCCACCCCCGAGCACCCCATCAACGCGCTCATTCTCGAATGCTATCCCGAGCTCGCGGAAAACGAGATCGGCGCTATCCTTCAGCGGGCCAAACAGCGCTTCGCCCTCAACGCCGCGTCCGTGCTGCACCGCTATGGCCGCCTCGTGCCGGGCGAGCCCATCATGCACGTGATGACGCTGGCGCGGCATCGGCAGGCGGCCTTCGATGGCGCGCAATATCTGATGGATTATCTCAAGACCGACGCACCCTTCTGGAAGCAGGAAGAAACGCCTGCGGGCACACGCTGGGTCGAAGCCAAGCCTGCCGACGACGCCGCGCGCGAGCGCTGGCTGGCAGACCGGTAA
- the uvrC gene encoding excinuclease ABC subunit UvrC codes for MTDDTRTGAPQACGPDVIRAFVRTLPAAPGVYRMLDSSGEVIYVGKARSLKARVSNYTRPEALPVRIQRMVAATCSMEFVRTETESEALLLEANLIKRLKPRFNVLLRDDKSFPYILIATDHEAPELMKHRGTRRRQGHYFGPFASVTAVNRTIASLQKAFLLRNCSDSFYAARTRPCLMHQIKRCSGPCTREISLQDYGELVHEAKEFLSGRSQSVRDHLQKDMNEAAEALDFERAALLRDRLSALALIQSQGDATAKSVEEADVFAIHHEGGQFCVQVFFFRAFQNWGNHAFRPRADASMSDAEVLEAFVSQFYESRTPPKLVLLSHELSEPQLMEEALSSRADYRVRVQTPQRGEKRDLVNHALNNAREALGRQLAEGATNRTLLEGVGEIFGLQEVPRRIEVYDNSHISGTNAVGAMIVAGEEGFSKKHYRTYNIRSTDITPGDDFGMMREVLTRRFSRLAAESPDDAEDEATGMPDWPDVVFIDGGAGQLNAVREVIAKLNLPKDVTFIGIAKGEERDAGREKFFMEGRDAFMLPHRDPVLYYVQRLRDEAHRFAIGTHRARRKKDVVKNPLDEIEGIGPTRKRALLNHFGSAKAVGRASLQDLAAVPGISDQMAQMIYDHFNRVE; via the coding sequence ATGACCGACGATACCCGAACCGGCGCACCGCAGGCTTGCGGCCCTGATGTAATTCGCGCCTTTGTGCGCACGCTCCCGGCCGCGCCTGGCGTTTACCGCATGCTCGATTCGAGCGGCGAGGTGATCTATGTCGGCAAGGCGCGCAGCCTCAAGGCACGCGTCTCTAACTATACCCGACCTGAGGCCCTGCCCGTGCGCATCCAGCGCATGGTTGCGGCTACCTGCTCCATGGAGTTCGTGCGCACTGAAACCGAGAGCGAGGCCCTGCTGCTTGAGGCCAACCTCATCAAGCGGCTCAAGCCCCGGTTCAACGTGCTGCTGCGCGACGACAAGAGCTTCCCCTATATCCTCATCGCCACCGATCACGAGGCGCCCGAGCTGATGAAGCACCGCGGCACCCGGCGGCGCCAGGGGCACTATTTCGGCCCCTTCGCCTCCGTTACAGCGGTCAATCGCACCATCGCCAGCCTGCAGAAGGCGTTTCTGCTGCGCAACTGCTCGGACAGCTTCTATGCCGCCCGGACGCGCCCATGCCTCATGCACCAGATCAAGCGCTGCTCCGGGCCGTGCACGCGTGAGATTTCGCTCCAGGACTATGGCGAGCTGGTGCACGAGGCCAAGGAATTCCTCAGCGGCCGCTCGCAAAGCGTCCGCGACCATCTGCAAAAGGACATGAATGAGGCGGCCGAAGCGCTTGATTTCGAACGGGCTGCATTGCTGCGCGATCGCCTCTCGGCTTTGGCGCTGATCCAGTCGCAGGGCGATGCCACCGCCAAGAGCGTCGAGGAAGCCGACGTGTTTGCCATCCACCATGAAGGTGGCCAGTTCTGCGTTCAGGTGTTCTTTTTCCGCGCCTTCCAGAACTGGGGCAATCACGCATTCCGCCCCCGCGCCGACGCCAGCATGTCCGATGCCGAGGTGCTCGAAGCCTTTGTCAGCCAGTTCTACGAGTCACGGACGCCGCCCAAGCTGGTGCTGCTGAGCCACGAGCTCAGCGAACCCCAACTCATGGAAGAGGCCCTGTCCTCTCGCGCCGACTACCGGGTCCGCGTGCAGACGCCACAGCGCGGCGAAAAACGCGACCTCGTCAATCACGCCCTCAACAATGCCCGCGAGGCACTTGGTCGCCAACTGGCGGAGGGCGCCACCAACCGCACCTTGCTTGAAGGCGTTGGCGAGATCTTTGGCCTCCAGGAAGTGCCGCGCCGCATCGAGGTCTACGACAACTCCCACATCTCGGGCACCAATGCCGTAGGCGCCATGATCGTGGCGGGCGAAGAGGGCTTTTCCAAAAAGCACTACCGTACCTACAACATCCGCTCCACCGACATCACCCCCGGCGACGATTTCGGCATGATGCGCGAAGTTCTCACCCGCCGCTTCAGCCGGCTTGCCGCCGAAAGCCCCGACGACGCGGAGGACGAAGCGACCGGCATGCCCGATTGGCCCGATGTCGTATTCATTGACGGTGGTGCCGGCCAGCTTAATGCGGTGCGCGAGGTCATCGCCAAGCTGAACCTGCCCAAGGACGTGACCTTTATCGGCATTGCCAAGGGCGAGGAGCGCGATGCCGGCCGCGAAAAATTCTTCATGGAAGGCCGGGATGCCTTCATGCTCCCTCACCGCGATCCGGTGCTGTATTATGTGCAGCGCCTGCGCGACGAAGCCCACCGCTTCGCCATCGGTACTCACCGGGCCCGCCGCAAGAAGGACGTGGTCAAGAACCCCCTCGACGAGATCGAGGGTATCGGGCCCACCCGCAAGCGGGCCCTGCTCAATCATTTCGGTTCAGCCAAGGCGGTGGGCCGGGCTTCCTTGCAGGACTTGGCAGCAGTGCCGGGAATCTCCGATCAAATGGCGCAGATGATCTACGACCATTTCAACCGCGTGGAGTGA
- a CDS encoding MarR family winged helix-turn-helix transcriptional regulator, whose protein sequence is MAKPTSSSTLYRLIEAGQLAHKALLTPLLERGLEPGDDAVLFILGRAATLESDLASELGLDEASLAPRLRRLIERELVGQQAVGPELAVGIALTERGIRIRNNLADHWAQLEEALIGELKPKQRKKLANTLKRFVELLTL, encoded by the coding sequence ATGGCCAAACCTACATCCAGTTCCACGCTGTACCGGCTCATCGAAGCGGGTCAGTTGGCGCATAAAGCCTTGCTGACTCCGTTGCTGGAACGCGGATTGGAGCCGGGGGATGACGCCGTGCTCTTTATTCTCGGACGGGCAGCGACGCTTGAAAGCGATCTTGCCAGCGAACTAGGGTTGGACGAAGCCAGCCTGGCTCCTCGCCTGCGCCGGTTGATCGAGCGCGAGCTTGTCGGCCAGCAGGCGGTCGGGCCGGAGCTGGCAGTTGGGATCGCCTTGACCGAGCGTGGGATCCGGATCCGCAACAATCTCGCCGACCACTGGGCCCAACTCGAGGAAGCGCTGATCGGTGAGCTCAAGCCCAAGCAGCGCAAGAAGCTGGCCAACACACTTAAGCGCTTCGTTGAGCTGCTGACCCTCTAA
- a CDS encoding MoaD/ThiS family protein yields MKILYFAWLRERLNRSEDNVTLPPEVETAADLLAWLAQQDEALALALEKPEQFKVSRDAHIIAHDASIIGASTVAILPPMTGG; encoded by the coding sequence GTGAAAATCCTTTATTTCGCCTGGCTGCGCGAGCGCCTCAACCGCAGCGAAGACAACGTCACCTTGCCGCCTGAGGTTGAGACCGCCGCCGATCTGCTGGCCTGGCTGGCTCAGCAGGACGAGGCGTTGGCACTCGCTCTTGAAAAACCCGAGCAGTTCAAGGTTTCACGCGACGCCCATATCATCGCCCATGATGCGTCCATCATCGGCGCCAGCACAGTGGCGATCCTGCCGCCCATGACCGGCGGCTGA
- a CDS encoding SDR family oxidoreductase, producing MTNHPVLPHSHPVALVTGASDRIGAAIARTLVQANYKVVVHYRTGAEKAEQLCRELNRVGSAIAVQADLTVRAERAKLVMEASAAFGPVTVLVNNASVFEPDSAWDVDEALWDTHFAIHAEAPVFLARDFAAQLPEGVAGNIVNIIDERVLHPSPAYFSYTLSKSVLWTATRTMAQTFAPAIRVNAIGPGPVMPHASQSARDFEQEIEDLPLQVHAGAQGIADGVLTLLNNPSMTGQMLLLDGGEHLQFLPRNAATPRR from the coding sequence ATGACGAATCACCCCGTTCTGCCGCACTCCCATCCTGTCGCTCTGGTGACGGGCGCCAGCGATCGCATTGGCGCCGCCATAGCGCGCACGCTGGTGCAGGCGAACTACAAGGTAGTGGTACACTATCGCACCGGCGCGGAAAAAGCCGAGCAACTCTGCCGCGAGCTTAACCGCGTTGGCTCGGCCATTGCCGTGCAGGCGGACCTAACAGTCCGTGCCGAACGCGCGAAGCTGGTGATGGAGGCAAGCGCTGCCTTCGGGCCAGTGACCGTGCTCGTCAACAATGCATCCGTGTTCGAGCCGGATAGCGCTTGGGACGTCGATGAAGCGCTGTGGGACACCCACTTCGCTATTCATGCGGAAGCGCCCGTGTTCCTCGCCCGCGATTTCGCGGCGCAACTGCCCGAGGGAGTGGCGGGCAACATCGTCAACATCATCGATGAGCGCGTGCTGCACCCCTCGCCGGCTTATTTCAGTTACACCCTCTCCAAATCCGTGCTGTGGACCGCGACCCGCACCATGGCGCAAACTTTTGCACCGGCCATCCGTGTCAACGCCATCGGCCCCGGCCCCGTCATGCCCCATGCCAGCCAAAGCGCCCGGGACTTCGAGCAGGAGATCGAGGATTTGCCGCTCCAGGTGCATGCCGGCGCACAGGGCATTGCCGACGGTGTGTTGACCCTGCTCAACAACCCGTCCATGACCGGCCAGATGCTGTTGCTCGATGGTGGCGAGCATCTCCAATTTCTGCCCCGAAACGCTGCTACGCCACGAAGATGA
- a CDS encoding DUF1007 family protein: MPDLMNVPTIRRTVKRLLASASLVLIGAIPVVAHPHIFIDAQVTIVFDGNGAVSGLRHGWTFDAAFSSWVVQGLDTDGDGITSPEELQELADENLAGLAEFGFYTFAGAQDAPMAWEAAGDQRMVYADGKTTLSYSVLAETPEEVRDGFELGIYDPEYYVAITVPDAGSVHLENAPAGCSAVVEPPRPMDRAVEERLYALGPDVLELPPDLAAAMRGTQGLIRITCPAGDTGGEPANAAEAAEAMAQARPATPFGGPPAEPSLSLPRSGFFGWLQQQQRNFYQAMTASLDAVRSDWTAFWLLGGLSFLYGVFHAAGPGHGKVVISSYMLANETQLRRGIRLSVVSAMLQSVVAVALVLVAAGALGMTSLAMGNAANWIGIGSYALIALLGLWLVLRKLLGWGHDHDHDHDHDQDHHHDHAHERGHAHAPSNVAHRHAHIVAPQATSGGWREQLAVVLAVGLRPCSGALVVMVFALSQGVLAAGIAAVFLMGLGTAITVAALASVAVGAKGLARRLGGAENPVTVSIVWWAELLGAFAVLGFGVVLLLASL; the protein is encoded by the coding sequence TTGCCTGATCTAATGAACGTGCCCACCATTCGCCGCACCGTCAAACGCCTTCTGGCCTCAGCCAGCCTGGTGCTGATCGGCGCAATACCGGTGGTCGCGCATCCCCATATTTTCATCGACGCCCAAGTCACCATTGTCTTTGATGGCAATGGCGCGGTGTCGGGTTTGCGCCACGGCTGGACCTTTGATGCCGCTTTCTCCAGCTGGGTGGTTCAGGGCCTCGACACCGATGGTGATGGAATTACCAGTCCTGAGGAGTTGCAGGAGCTTGCCGACGAGAACCTGGCTGGGCTCGCGGAATTCGGCTTTTACACCTTTGCCGGCGCGCAGGATGCGCCCATGGCCTGGGAGGCCGCGGGCGACCAGCGCATGGTTTATGCGGACGGAAAAACGACCCTCAGCTATTCCGTCCTGGCGGAAACCCCAGAGGAGGTCCGCGACGGATTTGAACTGGGCATCTATGATCCAGAATATTACGTCGCGATCACCGTCCCCGATGCCGGCAGTGTGCACCTGGAGAACGCTCCAGCCGGTTGTAGTGCCGTGGTGGAGCCGCCTCGGCCGATGGATCGGGCAGTCGAGGAGCGCCTCTATGCCCTCGGGCCCGATGTGCTCGAACTGCCACCGGATCTCGCGGCCGCGATGCGCGGCACGCAAGGGTTGATCCGGATCACCTGCCCAGCAGGTGACACGGGGGGTGAGCCCGCCAATGCTGCCGAAGCGGCTGAGGCCATGGCGCAGGCCCGGCCGGCGACGCCATTTGGAGGCCCACCCGCAGAGCCGAGCTTGTCGCTGCCGCGGTCCGGCTTTTTCGGCTGGCTGCAGCAGCAGCAAAGGAACTTCTACCAAGCGATGACGGCCTCGCTTGATGCCGTGCGCAGCGACTGGACGGCATTCTGGCTGCTGGGTGGTCTCAGTTTCCTTTATGGAGTGTTTCATGCAGCCGGGCCGGGGCATGGCAAGGTGGTGATTTCATCCTATATGCTGGCCAACGAGACCCAGCTGCGCCGCGGCATCCGTTTGAGCGTGGTTTCGGCAATGCTGCAATCCGTTGTCGCCGTCGCATTGGTGCTCGTGGCTGCCGGTGCGCTGGGGATGACGAGCCTCGCCATGGGCAATGCCGCCAACTGGATCGGCATCGGCTCCTATGCGCTGATTGCCCTGCTGGGCTTGTGGTTGGTGTTGCGCAAGCTGCTGGGCTGGGGGCACGATCACGATCACGATCACGATCACGATCAGGATCATCATCATGATCATGCGCACGAGCGCGGGCATGCACACGCGCCTAGCAATGTTGCTCACAGGCACGCGCATATCGTAGCGCCGCAGGCAACGAGCGGTGGCTGGCGTGAACAGCTTGCCGTGGTGCTGGCGGTAGGGTTGCGGCCCTGTTCGGGGGCGCTGGTGGTGATGGTGTTTGCCCTATCGCAAGGCGTGCTGGCGGCCGGCATAGCGGCTGTGTTCCTGATGGGGCTGGGTACGGCGATCACGGTTGCGGCATTGGCCAGCGTCGC
- a CDS encoding branched-chain amino acid aminotransferase → MAGLPMDQRDGWIWFDGEMVPWKDANIHVLTHGLHYASSVFEGERAYGGEIFKSREHTERLIRSGKTLDFTIPYSADQIEAAKRLVLERNGLIDAYVRPVAWRGSEELSVPARNNTVHLAIAAWVWPSYFSVEEKLKGIRLEWSKWKRPSPETIPSSAKAAGLYMICTLSKDAAMANGYADALMLDYRGYVAEATGANVFFIKGQEITTPTPDCFLNGITRQTLIDLAKRNGYTVTERHIMPEELSQFDECFLTGTAAEVTPVSQIGEFRFTPGQGCRTLIDAYGAEVQPKRAAAE, encoded by the coding sequence ATGGCAGGCTTGCCCATGGACCAGCGCGATGGCTGGATTTGGTTTGATGGTGAAATGGTGCCGTGGAAGGACGCGAACATCCACGTCCTGACCCATGGCTTGCATTACGCCAGCTCGGTATTTGAGGGCGAGCGCGCTTATGGCGGCGAGATCTTCAAGTCGCGCGAGCATACAGAGCGCTTGATCCGCTCCGGCAAGACGCTGGACTTCACCATTCCTTATTCTGCCGACCAGATCGAGGCAGCCAAGCGCCTCGTGCTCGAGCGCAATGGCCTGATCGACGCCTATGTCCGTCCCGTCGCCTGGCGCGGCTCGGAAGAGCTGAGCGTGCCGGCGCGTAACAACACTGTGCATCTGGCGATCGCTGCCTGGGTGTGGCCGAGCTATTTTTCGGTGGAAGAAAAGCTCAAGGGCATTCGCCTCGAGTGGAGCAAGTGGAAGCGCCCATCGCCAGAGACCATCCCTTCTTCGGCCAAGGCCGCGGGTCTTTACATGATCTGCACGCTGTCAAAGGACGCGGCGATGGCTAATGGCTATGCCGATGCGCTGATGCTGGATTATCGCGGCTATGTGGCCGAGGCGACCGGCGCCAATGTGTTCTTCATCAAGGGTCAGGAAATCACCACTCCAACGCCCGACTGCTTCCTCAACGGCATCACCCGCCAGACCCTGATCGATCTGGCCAAGCGCAATGGCTACACCGTGACCGAGCGGCACATCATGCCCGAGGAGCTGAGCCAGTTCGACGAGTGCTTCCTCACTGGCACGGCCGCGGAAGTGACGCCCGTGTCGCAGATCGGCGAGTTCCGGTTTACGCCGGGGCAGGGCTGCCGCACCTTGATCGACGCTTATGGCGCCGAAGTGCAGCCCAAGCGGGCTGCAGCCGAATAA
- a CDS encoding LysR family transcriptional regulator, with amino-acid sequence MTQDLARIRAFVQVFDAGGFSSAAREHGRSKALLSKYVTDLEDYLGVRLMNRTTRKLSLTEAGEAYYREASALLQQLDELDATITDQTAEPRGMLRVSAPRNFGEDTLAPAIFSYLLKFPKVTLDLRLEDRYVDLVDEGIDVALRISTMADSSLIARKIADMHVVVGAAPALLKSHGTPQHPEDLRKLPCIVDVNLQGQSNWRFTEEGRTISVPVTGPLRVNSPLAARRAATMGLGFVVLPSYLADPVVAKGELTPVLTEFLPTGQTLQAVYPHRRHLAGKVRALIDHLVDWFAVHPIA; translated from the coding sequence ATGACCCAAGATCTCGCCCGCATTCGTGCCTTCGTGCAGGTGTTCGACGCCGGCGGCTTCTCTTCGGCAGCGCGAGAGCATGGACGCTCCAAGGCACTGCTGTCCAAATATGTCACTGATCTTGAGGATTACCTCGGCGTCCGGCTGATGAACCGGACCACCCGCAAGTTGAGCCTCACCGAAGCTGGCGAAGCTTATTACCGGGAAGCCAGCGCGCTGCTGCAACAGCTGGACGAGCTCGACGCAACCATCACCGACCAGACCGCTGAGCCCCGCGGGATGCTGCGCGTGTCGGCGCCGCGCAACTTCGGCGAAGATACGCTGGCTCCCGCGATCTTTTCCTATCTCCTCAAGTTCCCCAAGGTGACGCTCGATTTGCGGCTGGAGGACCGCTATGTCGACCTTGTTGACGAAGGCATCGACGTTGCACTGCGCATCTCAACTATGGCCGATAGCTCGCTGATCGCCCGCAAGATTGCTGACATGCATGTGGTGGTGGGCGCCGCTCCGGCGCTGCTCAAGAGCCACGGCACGCCACAACATCCCGAGGATCTGCGCAAGCTGCCCTGCATCGTTGACGTAAACCTGCAGGGGCAATCGAACTGGCGCTTCACCGAAGAGGGGCGGACCATATCGGTGCCAGTGACCGGGCCGCTGCGGGTCAACTCACCCTTGGCGGCGCGACGAGCGGCCACGATGGGCCTCGGCTTTGTCGTGCTGCCCTCTTACCTCGCAGACCCAGTGGTGGCCAAAGGGGAATTGACGCCCGTACTAACTGAATTTCTGCCCACCGGGCAAACACTGCAAGCCGTATACCCGCATCGCCGGCATTTGGCGGGTAAGGTGCGCGCCCTTATCGACCACTTGGTGGACTGGTTTGCGGTTCACCCCATTGCCTGA
- a CDS encoding DMT family transporter — MSAVIAQSKPDQIGRAMMLTLITISVFGVQDAISKVLVQNYSPFQTTMLRFWGFAAFSLVLVLRQAPLRQALSSKVPGWQLLRGTLLIVEIWFFALALRTVPLAELQAISLVYPLLVTLFAIPILGEKVGVFRLVAVGVGFAGAMIIVRPGGLPLDWGVFHAMASASLYSLYIVITRKVSRHDTPATSMAYASFVGLVLSTVVGVFFWQPMAWPDVALILVIIATTCIGHGLMVQALSLAPASVLQPFNYFALPWAIVLSVLVFGHMIDFISLLGAAIIVAAGLVVMARESWRKRTAVAPILPGKD; from the coding sequence ATGTCCGCTGTAATAGCCCAGTCCAAGCCTGACCAGATCGGCCGGGCGATGATGCTGACGCTGATCACCATTTCGGTGTTCGGGGTGCAGGATGCCATTTCCAAGGTGCTGGTGCAGAACTACTCGCCGTTCCAGACGACGATGCTGCGCTTCTGGGGCTTTGCTGCCTTCTCACTCGTGCTGGTACTGCGTCAGGCGCCGTTGAGGCAGGCGCTGTCGTCCAAGGTCCCGGGGTGGCAGCTGCTGCGCGGCACCTTGCTGATCGTGGAGATCTGGTTCTTTGCCCTGGCCCTGCGTACGGTGCCGCTCGCCGAACTGCAGGCTATATCGCTGGTTTACCCGCTGCTCGTAACCCTGTTTGCCATACCGATCCTGGGTGAAAAGGTCGGAGTGTTCCGATTGGTCGCGGTTGGCGTTGGTTTTGCGGGAGCGATGATCATTGTGCGCCCGGGCGGACTGCCGCTCGATTGGGGCGTGTTCCATGCCATGGCTTCGGCGTCGCTGTACTCGCTCTACATCGTCATCACTCGAAAGGTGAGCCGCCACGATACCCCGGCGACCAGCATGGCCTATGCCAGCTTTGTCGGGCTCGTGTTGTCGACCGTGGTCGGCGTGTTTTTCTGGCAGCCCATGGCCTGGCCTGATGTTGCGCTAATCCTCGTCATCATTGCAACGACCTGCATCGGGCATGGGCTGATGGTCCAGGCGCTGAGCCTTGCTCCTGCCAGCGTCTTGCAGCCGTTCAACTATTTTGCGCTGCCCTGGGCCATTGTGCTTTCGGTGCTTGTGTTCGGGCACATGATTGACTTCATCTCGCTGCTGGGCGCCGCCATCATTGTTGCCGCGGGCTTGGTGGTGATGGCGCGTGAAAGCTGGCGCAAGCGAACGGCAGTCGCGCCTATCTTGCCGGGCAAAGACTAA